The following are encoded together in the Oryzias melastigma strain HK-1 linkage group LG17, ASM292280v2, whole genome shotgun sequence genome:
- the psmb11a gene encoding proteasome subunit beta type-11a translates to MTQIPSSQASQSVSVRRPFPLSHGTTTLGFIFQGGVIAAADTRASAGGLVACPAVHKITPIHSHLVVTSSGSGADCMLWERILIREIRLYQLRHKRRLSIRGTAKLLSFMLHPFKGTDVCVALTLCGWDKDDSVENLEETLGTTDDCSPSVSKDVLSKTNLQCCSGPKLIYVCSDGARLQGDIFSVGSGSPYAYGVLDGSLRWSLSKEEAISLAREAVFRATHRDAYSGNNVDLFHVTAEGWKQRQREDLKEEYYRDMEKKGKKIDLKMQKLPK, encoded by the exons ATGACTCAAAT ACCTTCCAGCCAAGCAAGCCAGTCAGTGTCAGTCCGGAGGCCTTTTCCTCTTTCTCATGGAACAACAACTCTTGGTTTCATCTTCCAAGGTGGGGTGATTGCAGCTGCAGACACACGTGCCAGTGCCGGGGGGCTTGTAGCTTGTCCAGCTGTTCATAAGATAACCCCTATTCACTCTCATTTGGTGGTCACCTCTTCGGGCAGTGGTGCAGACTGCATGCTGTGGGAGCGGATCCTGATCAGAGAGATCAGACTCTATCAACTGCGGCACAAACGTCGCCTCTCGATACGTGGTACTGCCAAGCTCCTTTCATTCATGCTGCACCCCTTTAAAGGCACTGATGTGTGTGTGGCTCTCACACTGTGTGGCTGGGATAAGGATGACAGTGTAGAGAACTTGGAAGAAACCTTAGGCACAACCGATGATTGCTCGCCATCTGTTAGTAAAGATGTCctttcaaaaacaaatctgcAGTGTTGTAGTGGCCCAAAGCTTATTTACGTATGCAGCGATGGAGCCAGACTGCAGGGAGACATCTTCTCTGTGGGATCAGGTTCACCATATGCATACGGAGTCCTGGATGGAAGTCTGAGGTGGAGTTTGAGTAAAGAAGAAGCAATCTCATTGGCAAGAGAAGCAGTGTTCAGGGCCACTCACAGGGATGCCTACTCAGGGAACAATGTGGACCTCTTCCATGTCACAGCCGAGGGGTGGAAACAAAGACAAAGGGAAGACCTGAAAGAAGAATATTACAGAGACATGGAGAAGAAAGGcaagaaaattgatttaaaaatgcaaaagctaccAAAATGA
- the prmt5 gene encoding protein arginine N-methyltransferase 5, producing MAPVSLRIRKASGNQSTGAMASASTGSRVSCGRDLDCVPEIADTLAAVAKLGFDFLCMPLFHPRFGREFELEPAKSRPGAQTRSDLLLCGRDWGTLIVGKLSPWIRTDSEIESERRNSEEALAQELNFSAYLGLPVFMVPLMGPQNANLARLLLNHIHTGHHTSNFWIRVPLMAAEDTREDLIENEPFSCADETTVDEKTWNWWHTFRTLCDYNKRICLAIEIGADMPSDAVIDKWMGEPIKAAILPTSIFLTNKKGFPVLSKAHQRVVFRLFKLEAQFIFTGTSRHTEKDFRSYLQYLEYLNQNRSAPNAYELFAKGYEDYLQSPLQPLMDNLESQTYEVFEKDPTKYSQYQKAVCKCLLDRVPEEQKDTNVQVLMVLGAGRGPLVNASLRAASQANRKLKVYAVEKNPNAVITLENWRFEEWGDRVTVVSSDMREWEAPEKADIIVSELLGSFGDNELSPECLDGAQHFLKDDGVSIPCSYTSFLAPLSSSKLYNEVRGCRERDKSPECHFETPYVVRLHNFHELADPKPCFTFTHPKTDMNNNRYQCLRFSVGCNSVLHGFAGYFETTLYKDITLSIKPDTHSPGMFSWFPILFPLKQPISIARDEEIAVRFWRCNNGKKVWYEWAVTEPSCSAIHNPAGRSYTIGL from the exons ATGGCACCAGTTTCCTTGCGTATTAGAAAGGCTTCTGGTAATCAGTCGACTGGAGCAATGGCGTCCGCCAGTACGGGCAGCAGGGTGTCCTGCGGGAGAGATTTGGACTGCGTGCCGGAGATAGCTGACACGTTAGCCGCGGTGGCAAAACTTGG GTTCGACTTCCTGTGCATGCCTTTATTCCATCCGAGATTCGGGAGGGAGTTCGAGTTGGAGCCCGCTAAATCCCGCCCCGGTGCACAGACCCGCTCAGACCTGCTGCTGTGTGGAAGAG ATTGGGGTACTCTCATAGTTGGGAAACTTTCTCCATGGATCCGTACAGACTCCGAAATCGAGTCAGAGCGCCGGAACTCAGAGGAG GCTCTTGCCCAAGAGCTGAACTTCTCAGCCTACCTGGGTCTCCCCGTCTTCATGGTTCCTCTGATGGGCCCTCAGAATGCCAACCTGGCCCGACTGCTGCTGAACCACATCCACACGGGTCACCACACCTCAAAT TTCTGGATACGTGTCCCATTGATGGCAGCAGAAGACACCAGAGAAGACCTGATTGAGAACGAACCGTTCTCTTGTGCCGATGAGACGACTGTCGATGAGAAGACGTGGAACTG gTGGCACACATTTCGCACTCTTTGTGACTACAATAAGAGGATCTGCCTCG cTATTGAAATCGGTGCAGACATGCCGTCAGACGCAGTGATCGATAAATGGATGGGAGAGCCCATCAAAGCTGCCATACTTCCCACAAGCATCTTCCTGACAAACAAAAAGGGCTTTCCCGTCTTGTCCAAAGCCCACCAAAGAGTAGTCTTTCGCCTTTTTAAG CTGGAGGCCCAGTTCATCTTCACAGGCACCAGTCGGCACACTGAGAAGGACTTTAGGTCCTACCTGCAATACCTTGAATACCTCAACCAGAACAGGTCTGCCCCCAACGCATATGAGCTCTTTGCCAAAGGCTATGAGGACTACCTGCAGTCCCCTCTACAG CCCCTCATGGACAATTTGGAATCACAGACTTATGAAGTGTTTGAGAAGGATCCCACCAAATATTCTCAATATCAAAAG GCGGTCTGTAAATGTTTGTTGGACAGAGTACCAGAGGAGCAGAAAGACACTAATGTTCA GGTGCTGATGGTGTTGGGAGCAGGCAGGGGCCCTCTGGTCAACGCGTCCCTGCGCGCCGCCAGTCAGGCCAACAGGAAGTTGAAGGTGTATGCCGTGGAGAAAAACCCAAACGCCGTGATCAC GTTAGAAAACTGGCGCTTTGAGGAGTGGGGCGACCGGGTGACCGTGGTGTCATCTGACATGCGTGAGTGGGAAGCCCCAGAAAAAGCCGACATCATCGTCAGCGAGCTCCTCGGATCCTTTGGAGACAACGAGCTCTCCCCAGAGTGTTTAGACGGAGCGCAGCACTTCCTCAAAG ACGATGGAGTCAGCATTCCCTGCTCCTACACGTCTTTTCTGGCTCCGCTGTCCTCCTCCAAGCTTTACAATGAAGTCAGAGGGTGCCGGGAACGCGACAAGAGTCCCGAGTGCCACTTTGAGACACCGTACGTCGTCCGCCTTCATAACTTCCACGAGCTGGCCGACCCCAAACCGTGTTTCACCTTCACTCACCCCaaaacag ACATGAACAATAACCGGTATCAGTGCCTCAGGTTTTCAGTGGGTTGTAACTCGGTGCTCCACGGCTTCGCCGGCTATTTTGAGACGACGCTGTACAAAGACATCACACTCA GCATAAAACCTGACACACACTCTCCTGGAATGTTCTCCTGGTTCCCCATTCTGTTCCCTCTCAAA CAACCGATCTCCATAGCGCGGGATGAGGAAATCGCAGTGCGGTTTTGGCGCTGCAACAACGGGAAGAAAGTTTGGTACGAATGGGCCGTGACGGAGCCGTCCTGCTCTGCCATCCATAACCCGGCAGGACGCTCCTACACCATCGGCCTGTGA
- the ap1g2 gene encoding AP-1 complex subunit gamma-like 2 translates to MSPSVPLQEMIRAIRSARTQCEERGVIQRECAAIRAQFRQTDNGGRSHNLAKLLYVHMLGYPAHFGQMECVRMIASPRYSEKRVGYLGAMMLLDEKQDASLLITNSIKNDLSHSNQYVQSLALCTLACMGSAEMCRDLAPEIDRLLQSANSYIKKKAALCAVHIVRKVQDLGELFIPAARSLLSEKNHGVLHGAVVLITELCERNPETLKRFRKTVPDLVQIMKGLIISGYSPEHDVSGISDPFLQVRILRLLRILGRNSESASDAMNDLLAQVATNTDSTKTVGNAVLYETVLTVLDIKSESGLRVLAVNILGRFLLNSDRNIRYIAMTSLQKIVGTDHNAVQRHRGTIVDCLKDQDASVKRRALELSLALVSASNIRSMIKELLLFLSSCPPELKAQATSGIFIAAERYAPSKRWHIDTILHVLTTAGGDVRDETVPNLIHLITNASELHCYTVHKLYRALVTDISQQSLVQVACWCIGEYGDLLLKGECQETEPVQVSEDDVLDALETVLQSHMSSSTTRGFALTATMKLSTRITDNVDRIRSIVSIYGSCIDVELQQRAVEYNALFKKYDHMRAAVLERMPLMERNSSGNTNGEATAETITETNSSKVTQEDRVPAPPPQQQPAKQTYDLLDLLGGSSEPLQQIPAAQTLPINTSGSAGGDLLDLLGGLEPSPATPAPSVTVYEKDGVTLTLSCEQQSDSSLAVTLTATNASESDISGFTLQAAVPKSVQLNMKAPSRDSLPARGAAQMTQLVMLNNPNKVNLKMRIRISYTRQGSAFQDMVQVDSLPGLS, encoded by the exons ATGTCCCCATCAGTCCCCCTACAGGAGATGATCCGGGCCATCCGGTCAGCCAGGACTCAGTGTGAGGAGCGGGGCGTCATCCAGAGGGAGTGTGCTGCCATCCGGGCTCAGTTCAGGCAAACCGATAATGGGGGGCGCTCACACAACCTGGCCAAGCTTCTCTATGTGCACATGTTGGGTTACCCCGCCCATTTTGGTCAG atGGAGTGCGTTCGCATGATCGCCAGTCCTCGCTACAGTGAGAAGCGAGTGGGATATCTGGGAGCCATGATGCTCCTGGACGAGAAGCAGGACGCCAGCCTACTCATCACCAACTCTATCAAGAA TGACCTTTCTCACAGTAACCAGTACGTGCAGTCTCTGGCTTTGTGCACACTGGCCTGCATGGGTTCGGCTGAGATGTGCCGGGATCTGGCGCCGGAGATCGACAGGCTGCTGCAGTCTGCTAACTCCTACATTAAGAAAAAG gcGGCTTTATGTGCCGTTCACATCGTAAGAAAAGTCCAGGATCTAGGAGAGCTCTTCATCCCTGCTGCTCGTTCCCTTCTCAGTGAGAAGAATCACG GTGTGCTGCACGGCGCTGTGGTGCTCATCACCGAGCTATGTGAGCGGAACCCAGAAACGCTGAAACGCTTCAGAAAG acgGTGCCAGATCTAGTTCAGATCATGAAAGGCCTGATCATTTCAGGGTATTCTCCAGAGCACGATGTGTCTGGAATCAGTGATCCTTTCCTTCAG GTACGCATCCTGAGATTGCTGAGAATCCTCGGCCGCAACAGTGAATCTGCAAGTGATGCTATGAACGACCTCTTAGCTCAG GTGGCGACCAACACTGATAGCACCAAGACTGTGGGCAACGCTGTGCTTTACGAGACTGTTCTCACCGTTCTGGATATCAAGTCAGAGAGCGGCCTCAGG GTTCTGGCCGTCAACATTCTTGGCAGATTTCTCTTGAACAGCGACAGAAACATTCG GTACATTGCCATGACTTCCCTTCAGAAGATTGTTGGAACGGACCACAATGCAGTGCAGCGCCACCGGGGAACTATAGTAGACTGCCTGAAGGACCAGGATGCATCTGTCAAGCG GCGGGCCTTGGAGCTCTCCTTGGCTCTGGTGTCAGCCTCCAACATCCGCTCCATGATAAAGgaactcctcctcttcctctcctcctgtcCTCCCGAGCTCAAGGCTCAAGCCACTAGCGGGATATTCATCGCTGCTGAGAG GTATGCACCCTCCAAGCGCTGGCACATAgacaccatcctgcatgtcCTCACGACG GCAGGGGGCGACGTGAGAGATGAAACTGTACCCAACCTGATTCATCTCATCACCAATGCCTCAGAGCTGCACTGCTACACCGTCCACAAGCTGTACCGCGCTCTGGTGACTGACATCTCTCAG CAATCTCTGGTCCAGGTGGCGTGCTGGTGTATAGGAGAATACGGGGACCTGCTGCTCAAAGGAGAGTGCCAGGAAACCGAACCTGTACAG GTGTCAGAGGACGATGTCCTGGACGCCTTGGAAACAGTTCTGCAGTCGCACATGTCGTCCTCGACAACCAGAGGCTTTGCTCTCACCGCCACCATGAAGCTGAGCACACGTATCACAGACAACGTGGA CCGGATCCGGAGCATCGTGAGCATCTACGGGAGTTGCATCGATGTGGAGCTCCAACAGAGAGCAGTGGAGTACAACGCACTCTTCAAGAAATACGACCACATGAG GGCAGCAGTTCTGGAGAGGATGCCCCTGATGGAGAGAAATTCCTCTGGAAATACCAACGGGGAGGCAACCGCGGAGACCATCACCGAAACCAACTCCTCCAAAGTTACACAAGAAGACAGAGTGCCAGCGCcgccgccgcagcagcagccCGCCAAACAG ACATACGATCTGTTAGATCTACTCGGAGGCTCTTCTGAGCCTCTGCAGCAAATCCCTGCAGCTCAGACCCTCCCCATCAATACATCTGGCTCTGCTGGAGGAGACCTGCTGGACCTGCTGGGCGGGCTGGAACCAAGTCCTGCAACACCCG CTCCCTCAGTGACGGTGTACGAGAAAGATGGCGTCACTTTGACACTAAGTTGTGAGCAGCAGTCAGACTCGTCCTTGGCTGTTACGCTCACAGCCACCAACGCCTCCGAGTCAGACATCAGCGGCTTCACCCTGCAGGCCGCAGTGCCCAAG AGTGTGCAGTTAAACATGAAGGCCCCCAGCAGGGACTCTCTGCCTGCACGAGGTGCAGCTCAAATGACCCAGCTGGTGATGCTCAACAACCCAAACAAG GTTAATCTGAAAATGAGGATCCGCATCTCCTACACCAGGCAAGGATCGGCCTTTCAGGATATGGTTCAGGTCGACTCCCTTCCCGGACtctcttaa
- the nedd8l gene encoding NEDD8 ubiquitin like modifier, like, protein MLIKVKTLTGKEIEIDIEPTDKVERIKERVEEKEGIPPQQQRLIYSGKQMNDEKTAADYKIQGGSVLHLVLALRGGSATRHCSTHLLSS, encoded by the exons ATGCTGATCAAAGTTAag acccTCACTGGAAAGGAAATCGAGATCGACATTGAGCCTACAGACaag GTGGAGAGAATTAAAGAAAGGGTGGAGGAGAAGGAAGGGATCCCTCCACAGCAGCAGAGGCTCATCTACAGTGGGAAGCAGAT GAATGATGAGAAGACCGCCGCCGACTACAAGATCCAGGGAGGGTCAGTGCTCCATCTTGTGTTGGCACTACGGGGAGGATCGGCGACCCGCCACTGCAGCACGCACCTCTTGTCGTCATGA